In one window of Pagrus major chromosome 12, Pma_NU_1.0 DNA:
- the sppl3 gene encoding signal peptide peptidase-like 3 isoform X1, with the protein MAEQGYSSWAYSLVDSSQVSTFLISILLIVYGSFRSLNMDCENQEKDKDGNPTTTGSFNNSNTNNSECCMSIQTIDSTQALFLPIGASVSLLVMFFFFDSVQVVFTICTAVLATIAFAFLLLPMCQYLTRPCSPQNKISFGCCGRFTLAELLSFSLSVMLVLIWVLTGHWLLMDALAMGLCVAMIAFVRLPSLKVSCLLLSGLLIYDVFWVFFSAYIFNSNVMVKVATQPAENPIDVLSRKLHLGPGMGRDVPRLSLPGKLVFPSSTGSHFSMLGIGDIVMPGLLLCFVLRYDNYKKQANGEVPGPNMSGRMQRVSYFHCTLIGYFVGLLTATVASRIHRAAQPALLYLVPFTLLPLLTMAYLKGDLRRMWSEPFHTKTSSSRFLEV; encoded by the exons gGCGTACTCCCTAGTGGACTCCAGCCAGGTGTCCACCTTCCTCATCTCCATCCTTCTCATCGTCTATGGCAGCTTCAG GTCATTAAACATGGACTGTGAGAACCAAGAGAAGGATAAAGATGGCAACCCCACGACAACGGGGTCTTTCaataacagcaacacaaacaacagtgaGTGTTGTATGA GTATTCAGACCATAGACTCCACACAGGCCCTGTTCCTGCCCATAGGAGCCTCAGTGTCCTTGCTAgtcatgttcttcttctttgactCGGTACAGGTGGTCTTCACCATCTGCACTGCAG TTCTAGCAACAATCGCATTTGCATTCCTCTTGTTGCCAATGTGCCAGTATCTGACCAGACCCTGCTCCCCACAGAACAA AAtttcctttggctgctgtgggcGTTTCACTCTGGCTGAGCTCctgtccttctccctctccgtcATGTTGGTGCTCATCTGGGTGCTGACTGGACACTGGCTTCTCATGGACG ctctAGCCATGGGCTTGTGTGTCGCCATGATAGCCTTCGTGCGGCTTCCCAGTCTGAAGGTGTCTtgcctgctgctgtcaggaCTGCTCATTTATGACGTGTTCTGG gtgtTCTTCTCAGCCTACATCTTCAATAGTAATGTGATGGTCAAAGTTGCCACCCAACCTGCTGAAAATCCCATAGATGTTCTGTCCCGGAAGCTACACTTGGGGCCGGGGATGGGCCGCGACGTCCCCCGCCTGTCCTTACCGGGCAAACTGGTGTTTCCCAG TTCCACAGGAAGTCATTTCTCGATGCTGGGGATAGGGGACATCGTGATGCCGGGGCTGCTGTTATGCTTCGTCCTGCGCTATGACAACTACAAGAAGCAAGCGAACGGGGAAGTCCCGGGACCTAACATGTCCGGACGCATGCAGCGCGTCTCCTATTTCCACTGCACTCTCATTGGATACTTTGTGG GACTGCTGACTGCCACCGTGGCCTCCAGGATCCATCGTGCTGCTCAGCCCGCTCTGCTCTACCTGGTGCCCTTCACCCTGCTGCCTCTGCTCACTATGGCCTACCTGAAG GGAGATTTGCGGCGCATGTGGTCAGAGCCCTTCCACACCAAGACCAGCAGCTCCCGCTTCCTGGAGGTATGA
- the sppl3 gene encoding signal peptide peptidase-like 3 isoform X2 → MAEQGYSSWAYSLVDSSQVSTFLISILLIVYGSFRSLNMDCENQEKDKDGNPTTTGSFNNSNTNNSIQTIDSTQALFLPIGASVSLLVMFFFFDSVQVVFTICTAVLATIAFAFLLLPMCQYLTRPCSPQNKISFGCCGRFTLAELLSFSLSVMLVLIWVLTGHWLLMDALAMGLCVAMIAFVRLPSLKVSCLLLSGLLIYDVFWVFFSAYIFNSNVMVKVATQPAENPIDVLSRKLHLGPGMGRDVPRLSLPGKLVFPSSTGSHFSMLGIGDIVMPGLLLCFVLRYDNYKKQANGEVPGPNMSGRMQRVSYFHCTLIGYFVGLLTATVASRIHRAAQPALLYLVPFTLLPLLTMAYLKGDLRRMWSEPFHTKTSSSRFLEV, encoded by the exons gGCGTACTCCCTAGTGGACTCCAGCCAGGTGTCCACCTTCCTCATCTCCATCCTTCTCATCGTCTATGGCAGCTTCAG GTCATTAAACATGGACTGTGAGAACCAAGAGAAGGATAAAGATGGCAACCCCACGACAACGGGGTCTTTCaataacagcaacacaaacaaca GTATTCAGACCATAGACTCCACACAGGCCCTGTTCCTGCCCATAGGAGCCTCAGTGTCCTTGCTAgtcatgttcttcttctttgactCGGTACAGGTGGTCTTCACCATCTGCACTGCAG TTCTAGCAACAATCGCATTTGCATTCCTCTTGTTGCCAATGTGCCAGTATCTGACCAGACCCTGCTCCCCACAGAACAA AAtttcctttggctgctgtgggcGTTTCACTCTGGCTGAGCTCctgtccttctccctctccgtcATGTTGGTGCTCATCTGGGTGCTGACTGGACACTGGCTTCTCATGGACG ctctAGCCATGGGCTTGTGTGTCGCCATGATAGCCTTCGTGCGGCTTCCCAGTCTGAAGGTGTCTtgcctgctgctgtcaggaCTGCTCATTTATGACGTGTTCTGG gtgtTCTTCTCAGCCTACATCTTCAATAGTAATGTGATGGTCAAAGTTGCCACCCAACCTGCTGAAAATCCCATAGATGTTCTGTCCCGGAAGCTACACTTGGGGCCGGGGATGGGCCGCGACGTCCCCCGCCTGTCCTTACCGGGCAAACTGGTGTTTCCCAG TTCCACAGGAAGTCATTTCTCGATGCTGGGGATAGGGGACATCGTGATGCCGGGGCTGCTGTTATGCTTCGTCCTGCGCTATGACAACTACAAGAAGCAAGCGAACGGGGAAGTCCCGGGACCTAACATGTCCGGACGCATGCAGCGCGTCTCCTATTTCCACTGCACTCTCATTGGATACTTTGTGG GACTGCTGACTGCCACCGTGGCCTCCAGGATCCATCGTGCTGCTCAGCCCGCTCTGCTCTACCTGGTGCCCTTCACCCTGCTGCCTCTGCTCACTATGGCCTACCTGAAG GGAGATTTGCGGCGCATGTGGTCAGAGCCCTTCCACACCAAGACCAGCAGCTCCCGCTTCCTGGAGGTATGA